The [Eubacterium] siraeum genome contains a region encoding:
- a CDS encoding biotin/lipoyl-binding protein gives MKRYNITVNGTAYDVTVEETDGSAAPVAAPAAAPAPKKAAAPAAPAGAQGGVKINAPMPGTIVDVKLAVGAKVTNGTVIAVLEAMKMENDVVASCDGTIASINVTKGQSVETGTLIATINA, from the coding sequence ATGAAAAGATACAATATTACAGTAAACGGTACCGCTTATGATGTAACCGTTGAAGAAACAGACGGCAGTGCAGCACCCGTTGCCGCACCCGCAGCAGCTCCCGCTCCCAAGAAGGCTGCAGCTCCCGCTGCTCCCGCAGGCGCACAGGGCGGCGTTAAGATTAACGCTCCCATGCCCGGTACTATCGTAGACGTTAAGCTCGCAGTAGGCGCTAAGGTTACAAACGGTACAGTAATCGCAGTTCTCGAAGCTATGAAGATGGAAAACGACGTTGTAGCAAGCTGTGACGGTACAATTGCAAGCATCAATGTTACAAAGGGTCAGTCTGTTGAAACAGGCACACTGATTGCAACAATCAATGCGTAA
- a CDS encoding D-alanyl-D-alanine carboxypeptidase encodes MQRKILSVAAAVIFTFSAATAAYAECAARLDYLESSDKTKTDVSAACAILIEADTGTVLFSKNEKEHRQIASTTKIMTALLTLEAGEPDKEFEVDPTAIKVEGTSMGLREGDIVTRRALCYGMLLPSGNDAANAAAVNISGSKSAFAVLMNKRAEEIGMTDTNFVTPSGLDADGQYSCAYDLALLTREAMNNKDFAKICGLPKAKVSFGNPKSDRILVNSNKLLTSYDGCIGVKTGFTDSARRTLVSCAERDGVRLIAVTLNAPNDWSDHAKMLDYGFEKVTLCEMKYDSSALSLSVVGSEKETVGVECGTVKLPLCNEQKDKITAEIYMPKFIYAGLAAGEKVGEIHYLLNGNTIATAPLQTAESCVQKERKTDFFTVIYKFIAGLLTR; translated from the coding sequence ATGCAAAGAAAGATTCTATCTGTCGCAGCTGCCGTGATTTTTACTTTTTCGGCGGCGACAGCAGCTTATGCCGAATGCGCAGCACGGCTTGACTATCTCGAAAGCTCCGACAAAACAAAAACTGACGTTTCAGCCGCCTGTGCTATTCTTATTGAGGCGGATACGGGAACTGTGCTTTTTTCTAAAAACGAAAAAGAACACAGACAGATAGCAAGCACGACCAAGATAATGACTGCTCTGCTGACCCTTGAGGCAGGAGAACCCGACAAGGAATTCGAGGTAGACCCGACCGCCATAAAGGTCGAAGGGACCTCAATGGGACTTCGGGAAGGCGATATTGTAACACGCAGAGCTTTATGCTACGGTATGCTTTTGCCTTCGGGAAATGATGCGGCAAATGCGGCGGCGGTAAATATATCCGGCAGCAAATCGGCTTTTGCCGTGCTGATGAATAAAAGAGCCGAAGAAATCGGTATGACCGACACGAACTTTGTCACCCCGTCGGGACTTGATGCAGACGGTCAGTATTCCTGTGCCTATGATCTCGCCTTGCTTACACGGGAGGCGATGAACAATAAGGACTTTGCAAAAATATGCGGATTGCCAAAAGCAAAGGTTTCTTTCGGCAATCCCAAAAGCGACCGCATACTCGTTAACTCGAACAAACTGCTCACAAGCTATGACGGCTGTATCGGAGTTAAGACAGGGTTTACCGACAGTGCAAGAAGAACCCTTGTAAGCTGTGCCGAGCGTGACGGCGTAAGACTTATAGCGGTAACGCTTAATGCGCCGAACGACTGGAGCGACCACGCAAAAATGCTGGACTACGGCTTCGAAAAAGTGACGCTTTGCGAAATGAAGTACGACTCATCTGCTCTTTCCTTATCCGTTGTCGGCTCAGAAAAGGAAACGGTCGGTGTTGAATGCGGTACCGTAAAACTGCCGCTGTGTAACGAACAGAAAGACAAAATAACCGCAGAAATATATATGCCGAAATTTATTTATGCAGGACTTGCCGCAGGCGAAAAGGTCGGCGAAATACATTACCTGCTAAACGGAAATACAATAGCGACAGCGCCGCTCCAAACGGCTGAAAGCTGTGTACAAAAAGAACGTAAAACGGATTTTTTTACCGTGATATATAAATTCATTGCAGGACTGCTGACACGCTGA
- the scpB gene encoding SMC-Scp complex subunit ScpB — protein sequence MNYNESICIIEALLFASGEPISLDRLSEASGIEPETVVKLIDRLERKYNVSDSAIRVLRLENSYQLSTREEYAPYIKRAMENKRQARLSPAALEVLAVVAYNQPVTKAFVEQVRGTDSSGVINTLVERELLYEAGRLELPGRPITYKTTDNFLRCFKLESLAQLPSLPDEDGQLNLNEIGTLQQDGDFIPDDSFEE from the coding sequence TTGAATTACAATGAATCAATCTGTATAATAGAAGCTCTGCTGTTCGCATCGGGTGAACCGATTTCGCTTGACCGGCTGAGCGAAGCAAGCGGCATCGAGCCGGAAACGGTGGTAAAGCTGATTGACAGACTTGAAAGGAAATACAACGTATCCGACAGTGCGATAAGGGTGCTAAGGCTTGAAAACTCATATCAGCTTTCGACAAGAGAAGAATATGCACCTTATATAAAGCGTGCAATGGAAAACAAGCGTCAGGCAAGGCTTTCCCCTGCGGCACTTGAGGTACTGGCTGTAGTAGCTTATAATCAGCCCGTCACTAAAGCGTTTGTCGAGCAGGTCAGAGGCACAGACAGCTCCGGTGTTATAAACACGCTGGTAGAACGTGAACTGCTGTATGAGGCAGGCAGACTTGAACTGCCCGGCAGACCTATTACATACAAGACAACGGACAACTTCCTTCGCTGTTTCAAGCTTGAAAGTCTGGCACAGCTGCCAAGCCTTCCCGATGAAGACGGACAGTTAAACCTGAATGAGATCGGCACATTACAGCAAGACGGCGATTTTATTCCGGATGACAGCTTTGAGGAATAA
- a CDS encoding site-2 protease family protein gives MLLNIMNSLGDQRSIIITVFAYAVILLIAIPIHECAHCFAAYLLGDDTGLYSGRITLNPIRHWDLWGTIGMLTVGLGWGKPAPVNPVRARKVSARTFMALTAAAGPLSNVILSYIFVLIGKLVWFFFGASNPDVVAYVYYAFDMAASINVSLAVFNLLPIPPLDGSRIMLVFLKERTYFKLMQYEQYIMIAVLAICWTGVLDAPLNFLDNAVMSFLDFTTSYVPLVPLGV, from the coding sequence ATGTTACTTAATATAATGAACAGTCTTGGCGATCAGCGGAGCATTATCATCACTGTATTCGCTTATGCGGTGATCCTGCTTATTGCCATACCGATACATGAATGCGCACACTGCTTTGCGGCATATCTTTTGGGCGATGATACAGGACTTTATTCGGGAAGAATCACGCTGAACCCGATAAGGCACTGGGATCTCTGGGGTACTATAGGTATGCTTACTGTCGGACTAGGCTGGGGCAAGCCCGCACCCGTAAACCCCGTCAGAGCAAGAAAGGTTTCCGCAAGAACGTTCATGGCACTGACTGCGGCGGCAGGACCTTTATCCAATGTTATACTCTCATACATTTTCGTACTTATCGGAAAGCTTGTATGGTTCTTCTTCGGTGCTTCAAATCCCGATGTTGTAGCATATGTTTACTACGCTTTTGATATGGCGGCAAGCATCAACGTTTCGCTTGCAGTGTTCAACCTGCTCCCCATACCGCCCTTGGACGGTTCAAGAATAATGCTCGTATTCTTAAAGGAAAGAACATATTTCAAGCTGATGCAGTACGAACAGTATATAATGATCGCCGTACTCGCTATCTGCTGGACAGGTGTGCTTGATGCACCGCTGAACTTCCTTGACAATGCGGTTATGAGCTTTCTTGATTTCACGACCTCTTACGTTCCTCTTGTACCTCTCGGAGTATAA
- a CDS encoding segregation/condensation protein A codes for MQELKFKLEVYEGPLDLMLSLIAKHKLNIYDIEISLLLEQFMLYLDRMKQADIEIAGEFLEMAARLIYIKSAALLPKHEAEEMKKELQGVLIEYAMCKQIALQLQQSWVGDDVFVRPPVQVEENKAYLGIHEPDELFLAMSNLNYKDAVRKAVPHVKPAIAKSFVSVFTKIVYVLKRINDGHKVEVNSLYKGQSRSDCVAVFLALLELSKNSRIKFTDDNKYLHFVPKDKIEEEFSFGEPDESEAADN; via the coding sequence ATGCAGGAACTGAAATTCAAGCTGGAGGTCTATGAAGGGCCGCTCGATCTTATGCTGAGCCTTATCGCAAAGCATAAGCTGAACATTTACGATATAGAAATCTCCCTTCTGCTCGAACAGTTTATGCTGTATCTTGACCGAATGAAGCAGGCCGATATAGAAATAGCGGGCGAATTTCTCGAAATGGCGGCAAGACTTATCTACATAAAGTCAGCCGCACTTCTGCCAAAGCACGAAGCGGAAGAAATGAAGAAAGAGCTTCAGGGCGTACTGATAGAATACGCTATGTGCAAGCAGATAGCATTACAGCTGCAGCAAAGCTGGGTAGGCGATGATGTATTCGTGCGTCCGCCCGTACAGGTGGAAGAAAACAAGGCTTATCTCGGCATACACGAGCCGGACGAGCTTTTTCTGGCAATGTCGAACTTAAACTACAAGGATGCGGTACGAAAAGCCGTGCCTCATGTAAAGCCTGCCATCGCAAAGAGTTTTGTCAGCGTATTCACAAAGATAGTATATGTGTTGAAGCGTATAAATGACGGTCATAAGGTTGAAGTGAATTCGTTATATAAGGGTCAGTCCAGATCGGACTGCGTGGCTGTGTTTCTGGCACTTTTAGAGCTGTCGAAGAACAGCCGTATAAAGTTTACCGATGACAACAAATATCTTCACTTTGTGCCTAAGGATAAAATAGAAGAAGAATTCTCTTTCGGAGAACCGGATGAAAGCGAGGCGGCGGATAATTGA
- a CDS encoding RNHCP domain-containing protein, which yields MNRRRRTDEPVKNIHKETEYHTVVTDDGTQDEGFNCKACGKFITVRDCGTNNRNHCPHCLSSIHLDNIPGDRSADCGGIMEPISIYVRPDGEWALIHRCKKCGELKINRIAADDNEYLLLSLACKPLANPPFPLSALSSNFGKEEK from the coding sequence ATGAACAGACGCAGACGCACAGACGAACCGGTAAAAAATATACACAAAGAAACCGAATATCACACTGTAGTAACCGATGACGGAACGCAGGACGAGGGCTTTAACTGCAAAGCCTGCGGAAAATTCATTACGGTCAGGGATTGCGGCACAAACAACCGTAATCACTGCCCCCACTGCTTATCAAGCATACATCTTGATAACATACCCGGCGACCGCTCAGCCGATTGCGGAGGGATAATGGAGCCTATCAGCATTTATGTCCGTCCCGATGGTGAATGGGCGCTGATACACCGCTGTAAGAAATGCGGCGAGCTTAAAATAAACAGGATTGCCGCAGACGATAACGAATATCTGCTGTTATCGCTTGCCTGCAAGCCGCTTGCAAATCCGCCGTTTCCTCTCAGCGCATTATCGTCCAATTTCGGCAAAGAAGAAAAATAA
- a CDS encoding acetyl-CoA carboxylase, with amino-acid sequence MKKTIAEMEQTAASEAANKLISLFDEDSFVELGKFVGANGEKTGVVSGYGYVDGAVVYAYAQDTSVNAGAVNTAAALKIKKVYELALKNGAPVIGIFDSKGGDIKEGMKTLGAYGEIAKMSAALSGAVPQIAVVDGLCAGTAAMIACMADVVIMTEKSELFMTAPFTADDKTAGAGTAENAAKSGVAAILAKDSDEAIAKAKQLLSVLPANNLETAGNDYYMENDAAVSADLKGIELISSVADKESVIELYKQFGTSAVTAIGSLNWRTAGFVATNNGAKLTADDSAKIARFVTLCDAYSIPVVTFVDSEGFEKSSAAELAGSIRDSAKLAQAYASATTAKIAVVTGKAYGSAYVALASTAAGSDFTFAWEGAVIAPTTPEAAVVFLNGVSEDNAKQAQEYADNEADAFTAAANGYVDRVITAEDTKSALTSAIEATSSKRVVTPAKKHVNFVY; translated from the coding sequence ATGAAGAAAACAATTGCTGAAATGGAGCAGACAGCCGCAAGCGAAGCTGCAAACAAGCTCATCTCTCTGTTTGACGAGGACAGCTTTGTCGAGCTTGGCAAATTTGTCGGAGCAAACGGTGAAAAGACAGGCGTTGTAAGCGGTTACGGCTATGTTGACGGAGCAGTCGTATATGCGTACGCTCAGGACACAAGCGTTAACGCAGGTGCGGTAAACACTGCGGCAGCTCTCAAAATCAAGAAGGTTTACGAGCTGGCGCTTAAAAACGGTGCTCCTGTTATCGGTATCTTTGACTCAAAGGGCGGAGATATCAAGGAAGGTATGAAGACACTCGGTGCATACGGCGAGATAGCCAAGATGAGTGCGGCACTTTCGGGTGCTGTTCCCCAGATAGCTGTAGTAGACGGCCTTTGCGCAGGCACAGCCGCTATGATAGCTTGTATGGCTGATGTGGTCATTATGACTGAAAAATCAGAGCTGTTCATGACAGCACCTTTTACAGCCGATGATAAGACGGCAGGTGCGGGTACAGCTGAGAATGCCGCAAAGTCAGGTGTAGCGGCTATTCTTGCAAAGGACAGCGATGAAGCTATAGCTAAGGCTAAGCAGTTATTATCCGTTCTCCCTGCGAACAATCTTGAAACAGCAGGAAACGATTATTATATGGAAAACGATGCGGCTGTATCGGCAGATCTCAAGGGCATCGAGCTTATCAGCTCGGTAGCCGACAAGGAAAGCGTTATTGAGCTTTACAAGCAGTTCGGTACATCTGCGGTTACCGCAATAGGAAGCCTTAACTGGAGAACAGCAGGCTTTGTTGCTACAAACAACGGTGCAAAGCTGACAGCAGACGACAGTGCAAAGATTGCACGTTTCGTTACTCTTTGTGACGCTTATTCAATCCCCGTTGTTACATTCGTTGACAGCGAAGGCTTTGAAAAGTCAAGTGCGGCTGAGCTTGCAGGAAGCATCCGTGACAGTGCAAAGCTCGCACAGGCTTATGCTTCCGCTACAACAGCAAAGATTGCAGTTGTAACAGGCAAGGCTTACGGCAGTGCTTATGTTGCACTCGCAAGCACAGCGGCAGGAAGCGACTTCACATTCGCATGGGAAGGTGCGGTTATCGCTCCCACAACTCCCGAAGCGGCAGTTGTATTCTTAAACGGTGTTTCGGAAGACAACGCAAAGCAGGCTCAGGAATATGCAGACAACGAAGCAGACGCATTCACAGCTGCGGCTAACGGCTATGTTGACAGAGTTATCACAGCCGAGGATACAAAGTCTGCACTGACATCTGCAATTGAAGCAACATCTTCAAAGAGAGTTGTTACTCCTGCTAAAAAGCACGTTAACTTCGTATATTAA
- a CDS encoding ABC-2 transporter permease: MRGLLYNQFRTFRMPLICISVMSVVSLIATIGDSQNSYSEDFGFNACIIMPYIIFLLINAELFRFSENPKWRNFAISTPISVKGQVAVKYVFTIMIYAAILLFDVFGCFIATLMTSENQFTHMQAGLIFFGISLILNSFDYPFYFRFGSENGSRIKAASILFVIILALIYGLFGDVSFLFGDSSAQDLYNFMKSPPIKLMTWLIPTISVALFVISYIVSLSLCRKGIERSES; encoded by the coding sequence ATGCGCGGATTGTTGTATAATCAGTTCAGGACGTTCAGAATGCCATTAATATGTATATCCGTTATGTCGGTCGTTTCCCTTATCGCCACAATAGGCGACAGCCAAAACAGCTATTCCGAGGATTTTGGATTTAACGCCTGTATAATAATGCCGTATATAATCTTTTTGCTGATAAACGCCGAGCTTTTTCGATTTTCAGAAAACCCAAAATGGCGCAATTTTGCGATATCAACGCCGATTTCAGTCAAAGGACAGGTCGCCGTGAAGTACGTTTTCACGATAATGATTTACGCTGCGATATTGCTTTTCGACGTGTTTGGCTGCTTTATAGCAACGCTAATGACAAGCGAAAATCAATTCACGCATATGCAGGCGGGGCTGATTTTCTTCGGAATTTCGCTTATTCTCAACTCGTTCGATTATCCGTTCTATTTTCGGTTCGGCTCGGAGAACGGCTCGCGAATTAAAGCGGCGTCGATACTTTTCGTGATAATTCTGGCGCTGATTTACGGGCTTTTCGGAGATGTTTCGTTTCTTTTCGGGGACTCCTCCGCACAGGACTTGTATAATTTTATGAAAAGCCCGCCGATAAAGCTGATGACGTGGCTTATTCCGACAATATCGGTTGCGCTTTTCGTTATTTCTTATATAGTATCGCTTTCGTTGTGCAGAAAAGGAATTGAACGGAGCGAGAGTTAG
- the ytfJ gene encoding GerW family sporulation protein, with the protein MAEQHPINGLMGTSMEKIRELVDVNTIIGDPITSPDGTIIIPVSKVSFGFVAGGSDLPTKAPKEVFAGGSGAGITINPQAFIVVQRDGDVKMLELGATGNSAIDGIISGVPDLISKIKAIFSKDGEEESEEKTEE; encoded by the coding sequence ATGGCAGAACAGCATCCAATCAACGGACTTATGGGAACTTCTATGGAGAAGATAAGAGAGCTTGTTGACGTTAACACTATAATAGGCGACCCTATCACCTCTCCCGACGGAACAATAATCATTCCCGTTTCGAAAGTCAGCTTCGGCTTTGTCGCAGGCGGTTCAGACCTGCCCACAAAAGCTCCCAAGGAAGTATTTGCAGGCGGAAGCGGCGCAGGCATCACGATAAATCCGCAGGCTTTTATCGTAGTACAGCGTGACGGCGACGTTAAAATGCTTGAGCTTGGTGCAACAGGCAACAGTGCTATTGACGGTATAATCAGCGGCGTACCCGACCTTATTTCCAAGATCAAGGCTATCTTCTCGAAGGATGGCGAAGAAGAATCTGAAGAAAAAACAGAAGAATAA
- the gltS gene encoding sodium/glutamate symporter, producing the protein MSIALDMYQTVAIAVLVLMLGAFLRKKIHFLEKFCIPAPVIGGLLFAILTCILHGTGLADVSFDDTLKEVCMVLFFTSVGFQANLKVLKSGGKSMIVFLILVILLIIGQNFAALGLSNLLGLDPLIGMCTGSIPMVGGHGTAGAFGPVLEDLGVSGATTLCTAAATFGLVAGSLIGGPIGRRLIVKHDLLKTVVPEDDSLLVEEGKKHERHFSMYAPAVYQLVLAVGAGTVISYLLTMTGMTFPIYIGAMIVAALMRNIGEYTGKITIHMGEINDLGGICLSLFLGIAMITLKLWQLADLALPLIIMLGGQVLLMFLYSYFVVYRIMGRDYDSAVLTAGMCGFGMGATPNAMANMQAICQRYAPSVKAYLLVPLIGSLFADFLNSITITFFINML; encoded by the coding sequence ATGAGCATAGCACTTGATATGTATCAGACAGTAGCAATAGCTGTGCTTGTCCTGATGCTTGGCGCATTTCTGCGCAAAAAGATACATTTCCTTGAAAAGTTCTGCATTCCCGCTCCCGTTATTGGCGGTCTGCTGTTTGCAATACTCACCTGCATTCTGCACGGCACGGGTCTTGCAGACGTCAGCTTTGATGATACACTGAAAGAAGTCTGTATGGTACTGTTCTTCACATCTGTAGGCTTCCAGGCAAACCTTAAAGTCCTCAAAAGCGGCGGAAAGTCGATGATAGTATTTCTGATACTGGTCATACTGCTGATAATCGGACAGAACTTCGCCGCACTCGGACTTTCAAATCTGCTAGGACTCGATCCGCTTATAGGTATGTGTACCGGTTCTATACCAATGGTCGGCGGTCACGGTACGGCAGGTGCGTTCGGTCCTGTTCTTGAAGATCTCGGAGTATCGGGAGCTACCACCCTATGTACTGCGGCGGCTACATTCGGACTTGTCGCAGGAAGCCTTATCGGAGGACCTATCGGCAGACGGCTTATAGTAAAGCACGACCTATTAAAGACAGTCGTACCAGAAGATGACAGCCTGCTTGTCGAAGAGGGCAAGAAGCACGAGCGTCACTTCTCTATGTACGCTCCCGCCGTATATCAGCTTGTACTCGCTGTCGGCGCTGGCACGGTAATCTCCTATCTGCTGACTATGACGGGAATGACGTTCCCGATATACATCGGTGCGATGATTGTCGCAGCTCTTATGCGTAATATCGGCGAATACACGGGCAAGATCACCATTCATATGGGCGAAATAAACGACCTCGGCGGTATATGCCTGTCGTTATTTCTCGGAATAGCAATGATAACACTGAAACTCTGGCAACTCGCCGACCTTGCATTACCGCTGATAATCATGCTCGGCGGACAGGTACTGCTGATGTTCCTGTATTCCTATTTTGTCGTATACAGAATTATGGGCAGAGATTATGACTCGGCAGTGCTGACAGCCGGTATGTGCGGCTTCGGTATGGGTGCAACACCGAATGCAATGGCTAATATGCAGGCTATATGTCAAAGGTATGCGCCGTCTGTAAAGGCGTATCTCCTTGTTCCGCTTATAGGCAGTCTGTTTGCGGATTTTCTCAACAGTATCACCATCACGTTCTTTATAAATATGCTGTAA
- a CDS encoding oxaloacetate decarboxylase subunit alpha: protein MAKVGITETVLRDAHQSLIATRMTTEEMLPILSTMDKVGYHSVECWGGATFDACLRFLNEDPWDRLRILRREMPHTKLQMLFRGQNMLGYRHYADDVLEYFVQKSVANGIDIIRIFDALNDIRNLETAVKAAKKEGAHAQIAISYTLGEVFTEQYYIDYAKRIEEAGADSICIKDMAALLTPYETERLVKALKSAVNIPIQLHTHYTSGLASMCLLKGIESGVDVIDTAMSPLALGTSHAPTESMVAALQGTEYDTGLDLKLLTEIREYFMTLRKKYIDSGLLDPKLLAVDANALIYQVPGGMLSNLLSQLKQAGKSDKFEEVLKEVPRVRADAGFPPLVTPTSQIVGTQAVFNVILGERYKTVTKEFKGLVKGSYGKTPAPIDPEFRKKILGDEQPIDCRPADLIEPELEKLKAECAKWSQQDEDVLSYAMFGQVAEKFFEKRKDKQLGIDAEHADKANKVMPV, encoded by the coding sequence ATGGCAAAAGTAGGAATTACCGAAACCGTACTGCGTGACGCTCATCAGTCGCTTATCGCAACAAGAATGACTACAGAGGAAATGCTCCCTATCCTTTCCACAATGGACAAGGTAGGCTATCATTCGGTTGAATGCTGGGGCGGTGCTACATTTGACGCATGCTTACGTTTCTTGAACGAAGACCCCTGGGACAGACTGCGTATATTAAGACGTGAAATGCCTCACACAAAGTTACAGATGCTTTTCAGAGGACAGAATATGCTCGGTTACCGTCACTATGCTGACGATGTACTGGAATATTTCGTTCAGAAGTCTGTAGCAAACGGTATTGATATAATCAGAATTTTCGATGCGCTCAATGATATAAGAAACCTCGAAACAGCCGTTAAGGCTGCAAAGAAGGAGGGCGCACACGCTCAGATAGCTATCTCTTACACACTCGGTGAGGTATTCACAGAACAGTATTACATCGACTACGCAAAGAGAATTGAAGAAGCAGGCGCTGATTCTATCTGTATCAAGGATATGGCGGCTCTGCTTACTCCTTATGAAACAGAAAGACTTGTAAAAGCACTCAAGAGTGCTGTAAATATCCCGATCCAGCTCCACACACACTACACATCAGGACTTGCTTCAATGTGTCTGTTAAAGGGTATCGAATCGGGCGTTGACGTTATAGACACAGCAATGTCACCCTTAGCGCTCGGCACATCGCACGCTCCCACAGAGTCAATGGTTGCCGCATTACAAGGTACAGAGTACGATACAGGACTTGACTTAAAGCTCCTCACAGAGATAAGAGAATACTTTATGACGCTCCGCAAGAAGTACATCGACAGCGGTCTGCTCGATCCCAAGCTTCTTGCAGTTGACGCTAACGCTCTTATATATCAGGTTCCCGGCGGTATGCTTTCAAACCTCCTTTCTCAGCTTAAGCAGGCAGGCAAGTCTGACAAGTTCGAGGAGGTTCTTAAGGAAGTGCCCCGTGTAAGAGCCGATGCAGGCTTCCCTCCCCTTGTTACACCTACATCACAGATTGTTGGTACACAGGCTGTATTCAATGTAATTCTCGGTGAGCGTTACAAGACAGTAACAAAGGAATTCAAGGGTCTTGTAAAGGGCAGCTACGGTAAGACACCCGCTCCCATCGACCCCGAGTTCAGAAAGAAGATTCTCGGTGACGAACAGCCTATCGACTGCCGTCCCGCAGACCTTATCGAGCCTGAGCTTGAAAAGCTGAAGGCTGAATGTGCTAAGTGGTCACAGCAGGACGAGGACGTATTAAGCTACGCTATGTTCGGTCAGGTAGCTGAAAAGTTCTTTGAAAAGCGTAAGGACAAACAGCTTGGCATTGACGCTGAACACGCTGATAAAGCTAACAAGGTAATGCCCGTATAA
- a CDS encoding rRNA pseudouridine synthase, with translation MEKVRLQKIIADSGYCSRRKAEEYIEQGCVKVNGRPVSLGDKADPKNDIVTVNGEKIASSGTQLRYIKLYKPRGYVTTMADTHGRKIVTDLLDDIDERVYPVGRLDKDSEGLLILTNDGALANAVMHPSRHIKKRYRVTVRGEVTDDKLTTLASGVKIDTGVTLPCTVAVLAEEENRTVIEFTIAEGKNRQIRKMCEAVKLQIVRLKRNAVGNIKLGMLKPGEWADLTAEELKGLKALVSSDKSTKRTGKK, from the coding sequence ATGGAAAAAGTGAGATTACAGAAAATAATAGCAGACAGCGGCTACTGCTCACGCAGAAAAGCCGAGGAATATATCGAACAGGGCTGTGTAAAGGTAAACGGCAGACCGGTTTCTCTCGGTGACAAGGCCGATCCCAAGAACGATATTGTAACGGTAAACGGCGAAAAGATAGCTTCATCCGGCACTCAGCTTAGATACATAAAGCTGTATAAACCGAGAGGCTATGTGACCACTATGGCGGATACGCACGGCAGAAAGATAGTTACCGACCTTCTCGACGATATTGACGAGCGTGTTTATCCCGTAGGCAGACTTGACAAGGATTCCGAGGGACTTCTGATACTCACAAACGACGGTGCGCTTGCAAATGCCGTAATGCACCCGTCACGTCATATAAAGAAGCGCTACCGTGTAACCGTAAGGGGTGAGGTAACAGATGACAAGCTGACAACGCTTGCTTCCGGTGTTAAGATCGACACGGGCGTTACACTTCCCTGCACCGTTGCGGTACTTGCCGAAGAAGAAAACAGGACTGTTATTGAATTCACGATTGCCGAGGGCAAGAACAGACAGATAAGAAAAATGTGCGAGGCTGTAAAATTACAGATAGTGCGTCTTAAAAGAAACGCTGTCGGAAATATAAAGCTCGGTATGCTGAAGCCAGGCGAATGGGCAGACCTTACCGCAGAAGAGTTAAAGGGACTGAAAGCACTGGTTTCAAGCGACAAATCGACCAAGAGAACGGGTAAAAAATGA